AGATAGaaataccaaactttcacccacagactccaaatgctTTGGAGCAGgccaagtttgttttaaatttttgaacagatagagtaaccaaatttggcactcaaatttctatatatccctcgcagatcaagtttgtttcaaatttaagccacgcccccatcCGCACCCAAAAATCGCGATAAGCCACCACACCCATAGAAAAGTCCATTGAggcaaaaaatcattaaattaatcaaaaattcgaatcttgctaaattttttttagaaacatattcaaatttcttagttataagttatataaatttatattttaaatttatgtatcatttattttttaccgttttcttaaaattgtcCTCCAAAATGGAGAGAATGTAGTATTATAACGTTTATTTGATGAAATCAgtctttcatttaaaaaaaaaaactaattaacatGCAAAGAAAACACTCTAAATCTGACTTAATAGTTTGTTAATTACTAAAAAAGGTAATATATATTAGTTATTGCATACAATAATTCGCTATAAAAtgctagaaaaattaatgtaaCATAACGTCATGTAAAGTAACGTGTCAAACTAAggcttattaaaattaagtggAAAGAgagttttcattaaaaaacatggaaaattaactcaaattatttaaaatgatattaaaaaaaagttgtcatcgtatatttttgcttttatctTCTAATCGGAAAGGTCGattcttttcttcttttttattaaatatagtcAAACTAAATCGCtactcatatatatatagacatttcttaaattgtttaccgtttttatgtattttgtcACATTTTGCTGTGGAAATGCCCATACACAATTTCAAGATTATACAGGAAGCATCATGACAAATGATTTGAAAATCTacaagttttttttggaaaCGTCAAAATTTAGTATTAAATATTCTCTTTTGTTCAACTGATCTTTTGCAATGGACCAGTCCTTTCATGTTTTATCTAAACATAAAAGTCGAAAAAGCTTTTCAAATACTCCAAACAGTCCGCTGAAAAGACTATTCGAAATGGTATTAATCAAGCGTGAATGCTATATTAATGACTTGTGGGAGCTAGTCGCTTACGAGACAGTGTCCACTCGTCATAGTGAACGCGATAAGCTTCAGCGCGCAATTGACTGGCTTTTAAAGCGCTTGGTGTCTTTAAACGTCGTTGCCTTTAGCGAACAGTTGGGGATGCAAATTATACCTGattcttttaaaatcataCGTATGCCCAAAGTTATAATTGGAGTTCTGAAGAACTGTTCGGATAAGCCAACGGTTCTAGTTTACGGTAATCTTGATGTGGAGGAAGCGGAATTTGAGGAAGGCTGGGTTACTGACCCGTTCGTAATGTGTGAACTAGGAAACTATTTGTATGGAAGAGGCGTGGCACTCGACAAAGGACCACTTTTATGCTGGCTCAACGCTATACAAGCATATCGTGATGCAGGCTTACGAATTCCCATAAACATAGTTCTCCTGATCGAAAGCATGGCGCACAGCGGAAGTTTAGGCCTGgaaacagttctacaacaacGTATTAGTTTTTTTCGTGATGTATCCTGTGTTGTTATTGCGACAAGACGCTGGCAAAGCAATATGACACCATGTATTGTATATGGGTCAAGAGGTTTAATATACTATCATCTGGAAGTAGAGTGTGCTAATCGATCTCTGAGTAGCTGCGAGCATAGTGGATCCTTATACGAGGCGCTTCCcgacttgttttatttacttagTTCACTGGTTGACTGTCAAATGCACATACTATTTAAGGGTGCGCTcgaaacatttcaaatagaTAGAAATGTATTTCGAATTACAGAATTTAACTATCATGATTTTGGACAAAGTCTTGATGTTCACGATCTTCCACATCAGGCTCACAAACAGGCGGCATTGGCTGAAAACTGGGCCATGCCACATATTTCAATACATGGTGTAGATGGTGCCAATGTCGAGGGTAATGTGCGATTTATTATCCCACACAAGGTAACAGGcaagttttcaatttccctGGCGCCAAATCAAAATGCTGAACAGATAACTCAAGCTTTACAACAGCATCTTGGTCACATTTGGGTGAACCGTGGATCTCCAAATAAGATGAAGCTATATGAAAAGTTAGTAATACCCTCCTGGAATGGTCACTACGACTCACCGGAGTACTCTGCAGCATCCCGAGCTATGACAAATACCTACCAAGTTACTCCCAACTTTATTCGCGATGGCGGTGCACTGCTGGCCCCCTCACTTTTCcaacaatatttgaaaaaaaatgtattggtTTTGCCTATAGCAAAAAATGATAGTGGCGGTTGTCCAATTAATGAGCGCATTAGCGTCGAAAACTATATTATGGGTAGTCAACTTATGACTGCTTTTATGTGGGAATATGCAGAACGTATCTTTGAGCTCAAGGACAAATAGTACTGTTCAGGCATTTAAGGtcattttttaaacttgacAAATATAATGGAAATACCTGtacatcgaaataaataaatattatgataaaaatcaagaaaatccACCGGCAAAATAccagaaataaaaaactgaaatgtaCAAAGTCATTAAAAAGTATGGAAGTAAAGTTCTTagatctaaaatatttaaattgatatgcAACTTCCTGGTTGGAGATATGGTATATTAGTAAATATTAGTTGATTGTGCTTCAAATTCAACCATTAAGCTTACAGTCTACAATTTAGAATATAAGAACTTTTGTTTACAGTTTAAGTGTCATTGATAGGGAAAACTTACTTTagatgtaattttaataaattacatttgatttgaatatCCATTGGATTTGAAGCTTCCAGTATTATATCTGAAGAATCGCCCTCCTTATCGAATGGGGATATTCCAAATAGAGCACTCAATCGATCATAAAGTGAAATGTCTAAATCGGTAGTACAGTCATCAAGAATACATTCAACTCTATTGCTGCTTCTGTtggaattttgtttaaaaaagcaAGAGGATGTATGAGATAGAATAACTTCTGGTCGAGTGTGATATCCCTCGTGGCAATTCTGAAATTATAAATCGGTAAATTTTTCACTCTTgcctttaaatattatattttaacaaccagctttattttattctttcatATTGCATATGGAGTAACATAAACTCTTACATAGTGCAGGTGATAAATTGCCCAAATTGGTAGAAAATACTGTTAGAGACTCGGTATTTCGAAAAAGTACCCCAAACTATAAGAAGACAATTAAAGGTAGATATTCCGCCTAATAACTAATACAAATATGCTAGCAACAACTAATCACAATTCATGCATTTTTTTGATGcagcaaatttataatatagtaGTACTAGTTGCTCATGCTGTTCCCAGTGTTCCTTCAGTTATGTATTGGCAACGCCAACGAGCAAACTTTCAAGATATTGCccttatataaaataacaaatgcacTTCAAATGCTAGTTATGCGTCGCGATACGGACTTTTCGAAAGTGTTGgtgtaaaatttgaaattttagaacGACTTGTATCTAAATTTCACAGACTGTAAGAGTTAAAGCAATCAAATTGGCACACGTACTTCTATGAGTATAAAGTAAGTCACCACGCCCGTTCCCCCCCGCAAATCACAAAAACAATGCAGTACACCAACAGTTCTGAAGATAGAACTTTCTTCTTGATATATAACGTTTTCTATGATTGTAATCCCTAATTCGGCTTTGTCTCATTAATATCAGATAAACATAACggtaataaattaagtttaagcgATTAGGGCgtctaaaagtatgcagttcTTTTATACCCTTCGgcgttgataaaaaaaaaacaaaaaagccaaTATTTTGAAGTCAAATTGCAACAttcatcataaaatttaaaaaaaaattttatataaatgtattaaacGGATCCATTATGTAAGTCCGACGACGAGTTGGTTGCATAGTTGAATTAATGAGTTATGTTAAAGGCTTTATATGATGCATTGGAAAAGACTGTCTGGATGCTCGTAAAGAAGAAGGACGTaggcaaaattttaaatgccgTTTTTAAGTCATACTTTACCATGGTGCTGCTGCGTTGaacatcatttttttatagaaaacaaaagcacTTCTAAGGACGCCTGGCACAATCAGGTGAGATCACCCGAATTTGATGCAATATGGTCTGACCAAATAAGTGCCGCAGAAGCAAACCTGCAcgtattgttttattttaaaatacccaAGGGTTCATTAATGTTGTCATACATAATGgttacatatttattgaacATTTCTGCATATAACCACTATATTACATAGTGCTCATATTTCTAATTAGAACAGTCCTTTTCCTGTGGTGGTAAatcgaattttaataaatttttaagctgGGTTAATGACGCCGTTAATGATACGGGGTCGCCTTAAAGCCTTTATGTTTGAACCTAActgtaaaaattttgtaaggcctctttgtcgttgttttttttatcgttaCGGCGTCTTATCGGCCTCAGTGAAACAATGCTAATAAagttaaacattaaatttaagtaatgcATGCATGAAAAATGTTCACGAATTATATTGACCAAGagtgtatattttaattatctgAGCAAtctaagaataagaataagctTGGTTTTTGGCTGTTGAAAATATGTGAATGATAAGAATAAAAACGTAGTCCGTACACACCTTTTTCCTGTCAAACGAAATTAGAGGATTCTCTGCATTATCGATGATTTCGCTGATGTCAAACATAGTTGCTGataatgttgtttttaatgttaacTCATGACAATATCTCTGCTGGTTTCCATTGACCAATAAGGAAGATaccattaaaaaaagataGTTATGGTTCTGTATTGGGATAAAACAGTTTACACGGTGTTCTTCTTTGCGTGCGCTTGAAAAATATTCATCAGCAATTTGGGAATAGTTCAAAAAGCTTTCCTCAGTAATTACGTTGTTAGGGGCCAGATTAATgatattattttctaatagTATGTCATTATGTAGGATAACAccaacaattttgaaaatttgtattttgaattttaagatCTCTCCAGATTTTTCTGAGCTTCCGATATTAATTTGAGTATTGCTATACGACGTCGCCATACTATTTGATGATGTTGCGGACAAAATAGATtcgcaatttttgcttttcttaaAATCGTTGAGCAAGTATTCCGTTTTTTGCGAGTAATCACCTTCAATACCCCACTCCGCATCTTTTTGAATAATGCCAGTCATTTTTGTGGGGTGGGGTACTATATTGGAATCTTCAGCTTTTAAGTTCTTATattgttttaacattttgtcTTTGGGACGATCTTTATTGAACTCTTTAGAAATTCGAGTTAAGTGATGGATCTGACGTGGAGTAAGCATTACGTAGATGTCGTCTATTATAATTTCCAAGTTAACTTTCGGGCCAACAATATTTTCCGTTTGTTTTAtgcttattttgaaattttgaaaacctttaaattcaacaattttgcaCATTTGACAGGGGCACTCGAGCTCTACATTCTGTCGATCCCTGTTAATTATTTCTGAAGTCCATACAGTTAACTCATTTGTAAGGAGGTGATGTTTAGCAATCATCGGTAATGACGTCAAATTAGAAGGTTGGTCCTCACTTTCGTTGTTACTGCCTGGATctttaattaagtttgaatatttttcatacCCAGTGTGATTTTTGTACTCTACGTGATTAGCTTTAAATGATATAATAAGCTTTTTAGAAGATTTTGGCAAAgtatattcaatattcaaagTTGTGTTAGTCAAGTTGGCGTGTATACGATTAAgaactgtaaataaatttataaagaaaaaattattacattgcAATACTGCTATTTAGTGTTACTCACCATTATCTATGGTTTCAGCAAATTTTTCCAGTCCAATTAATGTGTTGCTGTGGTTTAAAAATGGTATGTCATCATCAATCTGCTTCATGCATTCCTCTGCCATTTGCATTGAACTGCTCACGGAAGACCACATAGATTCTAGCATAGTTGTGCCATTTTGACACCGCGTGACTGGTCTTAGAGTAATAGTTAAGTCTGATATATTAAGGGAACTGTCAGTAGTCATCAGAGCATTCCATGGAACCATTGCAGTTAAACATCCAATATGTCCGGAAATGACTTCAAAAGCCCAGCCTTGTTCTTCAAACAATTCATTAATTGCCTAAAaagatataattaaattttattttagagcCTAAATAACCATCTCGggataacaaatatattatattcataaCATGTATTAAGCAACACTCACATTAAAAGAACTTTAGTCGAGGGTGCTTGACTGCGAGATACCATGCCTCCCAGATACACATATCTAGTTTAAATGGTATTTATggtttgtatgaaaattttttctgCTTAAGCTACGTACTCACATCGAAAAAATTCCGTTCGGTAAGCCAAACTTCATATAAGAAAGTGTCGGATCGCAAGATAAATTATCTCGCTTCAGATCCGCTGGTGCAGTACTCACAAAAGGCATGAAAAAAGAGTTGCCAGACAAGGTACTGCGTTTTTCAACACTATTGGCAACAGCTGATATTTCTCTGTCGACTGGCCATTTTATATGTGGTGTTCAATATAAGGACAGCTTTTAGAGAAATgtcagttaaatttaaaatttctgaatGTAAAGTGAAAAGAAGACGCTTGGACTTCCTTAAATCAGAcgataaaataaagttgataaaaaaGCATTTCGGTGACATAtttacccacaaaaaaaacctctaaatgaggtaaaagtctagtgacgaaagcaatttctagacccaaaatttctgatatccaattttgtgacgaacaaaatacagtttaatctaaaaattttaaataaaaatataaattaatataaaaaacgaaaattggcattgtgcactgtgagtaaaagggtgatcttctttgtacataaaaataacttttgcgcagtgccgaatgccaattttcgtttttatattaatttatattttatttaaaattttagattaaactgtattttgttcgtcacaaaattgatatcagaaattttgggtctagaaattgctttcgtcactttACCTcatttagaggtttttttgtggatatcagaaatttttgcaattgcttttgcttttgacattgtaactttatcattaatgcaggcaaatagtaaaatataaaaatttagttgttgaacgtatttcatatttaaaaatttttttctttaattataaagaaaactaggggcccctgctcgcttttcgcgttgctacagccgagcatactatactgtcggagacctcgtacttactatgaaaaaaagtttttcatactaagacttggatttcacccgatcggtcctatgacagctatatgatatagtggttccgattagaaccaactttgttcaggatatataagtcttaaataaatgcatattctattagtttggttacgatatctagtaaaacaaaaaagtttttcatactaagacttaatattggaccgatcggtcctatgacagctatatgatatagtggtccgatttgaaccaactttggtcaggatatataaaaccaagttaaatgcatattgtattagtttggttaagattttttcatactaaaacctaattttgacccgatcggtcctatgacagctatatgatatagtggttcgatttgaaccaactttggtcagaatatataaaaccaagttaaatgcatattgtatcattttggttgagatatctcataaaaccaaaaaatttttcgtactaaaacgtgattttcgaccgatggaaaaatgtatttattcacttaacaggtaatatcttccgaacccctcaaccaaaatttatgtttcatataccaaaaaacgcgaaattgtacgtattacaacatattaaaatttaacaaaaatcgttagagccgttttgtcagaaatcgccaaaatgtaagctacaaaactttatttcacctgtaaaatgttacttgAGTactatagaaaaaaagtttaaaggtacgcgtaaaagccctcaaacacacctttctaatgatatatagaacatatctgtagcttctagggtttggaaactgttgaggtttcaattttggcgggatttagcgttttcccgctaaactagcgggaaattgaaaaagtcgtaaaacaaacatttctagatttttgaaaaggaatcaatccccatcattacatttaagcttctttagcgctttgatgcaaacagacaaacagacaaacagacaaacaaactgacttttcatttcattttgagaagtccactaaaattttcaaatttatttatcttttgaaccagttatcggatttgggtgattgaggtatcaatcgacgcgtatttttaagtagaatttaaaaataataaattttaccaaaaagccccaacggccccataagctgcaattatcaaaatttttcccctcccacttacacccccgtatctcatgacccaggttggttagaaaaagttttagtacgccattttgtaagttagaactaaacctgtcgatcggtatataactcgatctgatcagacagtcggcgcaaattttccaacttagctgtatatatagttagtcgcctttcgcacccttcgtgctgctttcgtcactaacgcgaactgccgtccgcagtgataggTTGACCCAATATGCGCGTCGCCTGCGTTCCTCCTTCTCTTTTTCCACCAGATTAGGACAATATGCCAACAATCCCAACAtccatatcttaaaaactattcttttttttttatatatttttcaagtttggcgcattttaaaatgtaaacaaaccacAGCTGACTCACCAATGTGACCACTCAAcattttgttactttttgcTGTTGCGTTGATCACACTAATTTGCGACGCTATGCGTCTAAGTATATCACTTTTTTTCGCTCCTCACAAACTTTAGTGAGTACCTacctttaataaaaaaaaggtgccGTAAAGAAAACAACTTGACGATTGTGTTCGCTAGCCGATACGGTTTGCAAAACAGAGTTGCCAGAATAACTTGTTCAACAGCTTTGGCAACGAATGATTGGGCTAGAAGAAAATCGAACTGTTCAGATTTTTTCTATGCATTAGAGCAGAGAATTGACCGGCCCCGTCAATAATGACGacaatgttaataaaataaaagcaacaacggaatataaaaaaaacaaaataattactttttgttcGCTCTTTCTTATCTCCGGTGAGTACTAGGCTCAAAGCTGAGTACTCAGGAGAGATTTGACAGAGGCCAGCGAAAAATGCtcaataacactaggcaacagtgCTGCCATATCAGCCTTTTTCCTGACAGATCTGTCCCTTTTTATAATGTATTTGCCTGAACTTTTTTGAAACATCCCCTCCCCGGAAATCTGTCCTTTATTTTcgtgatattttttaattattcgcttataatatatattttgttagtaaactaaaaaaaaacaatttcgatTGCGTAATGGAAATTCACTTGTAAACGtgttaaagtaaataaatcgGTTAGAGCAATCGGCGTTGTTATAATTCATTTGGCGCCAATTTAGGAAAGTTTGCAATCGGCTTATTACAAATACTGCAAAACCAGCACTTATACGAAAATATACCATCTTTTTTCACATGCGGAGACCAAAAAACATAAGCAAAATGCTGCACCGTttgcccaaaaaaataaaattaattttccaacGGAGCAAAATATTGAAACTGCTGAACATGAGGCCGCATTGGCCATGTTTATTGTCTTATTGGCCTTAAAATTATTGcctaaataatatataactaTGTATTTGTTCTGTTCTGCACATAAAAgcttaaagaaaatttcaattttatgatttgtCCGGTTTTTTCGtccctttttaaaatttttgtcctTGCGATCCGTCTATCCAGTTTTTCTTATCGAATTATGACAGCACtgctaggcaacagccaaaatcTGAGctgaaccaaacccacttttttcaTAGATATTGGGCCCGGCCCCATATGacaaaaatccaatttttaactagttgGAAAGGCTATAATGGAGACACCGactatattaattattaatagctttatttagctattactgccggaCAATTAGAACCGCTCTTGCTGCAATTAATTGGGATAAAAGATAATATTAACAGATAACGATAGTTACCACAAAAAAcgtgttattttaaaaagtgtgGGTGCGgtggcaaaaatttaaaacaaacttcacCTGTTTTAACGCCATTGAAAACTCTGTGTTAAATTaggttgctctatctcttatggtctcttagatctaggcgctcacacggatgGATAGACGGACacggctatatcgactcggctgttgatgctgattaaaaatatatactttactaGGGGGCTCTGCCCTTCGCTCGccttttcgtcacaaaatttaaaatttcttttttttaccttaTTCTTCATTGCTCTCATTtctttattgtaaattttgtcATGGGCATAAAGTCTGATTTGTCCACAGTAGATGAGAAAATCGATTATGTGCCATTACTATAGATTTTTAATGacgataaattttttttctgcttcctAGGTCTAGATATATTtcaatctttttaaaaaagggtataatgagTTTcacagaatgtatgtaacaggcagaaggaggatatgagatatctcaaccaaactgatagaatacgCTATCCTCATAAGGTGGAAGGTGTCTATCAGGGTCCCAATTTAGGCCTCGAAGAGCAAATATAAGAAACTGCTTTTGGACAGATTCAATTATATCCATGTGTTAACACGTTAACTTAAATCGGCTTGCATAATTAGCAGCGGGCTTTAAAAGCGTTAAAGCGCTTTGAAAAAAGGTGTTTATAAAAGTGGTTTAAGGTGACTCGCTTTCATTTAAAGCAGCTTAAGCTACTGTATAAACATGGTAATAGTCTCGAAGGTCCTCAAATATCTTTCatgtttattaaccgatctTGATCAAATGCTAACCGTTGTAAGAAAAGCAATACAATATCAGTATATTTAAATCACCAAATTGTATGGTCTTGCAGGTGAATCGAGGATAGTATTATATTATGCATTTAGCTAATTTAGGAAAGAGGTTGAtttcaaacaacaaaaaaatgaattgtaGTCTATCCATATGTTTTTGTTCTTCAGTTCAAGTGTTAATGTACAAACTGATGTCTTTGGA
This genomic stretch from Drosophila innubila isolate TH190305 chromosome 2L unlocalized genomic scaffold, UK_Dinn_1.0 5_B_2L, whole genome shotgun sequence harbors:
- the LOC117782703 gene encoding cytosolic non-specific dipeptidase-like, which produces MVLIKRECYINDLWELVAYETVSTRHSERDKLQRAIDWLLKRLVSLNVVAFSEQLGMQIIPDSFKIIRMPKVIIGVLKNCSDKPTVLVYGNLDVEEAEFEEGWVTDPFVMCELGNYLYGRGVALDKGPLLCWLNAIQAYRDAGLRIPINIVLLIESMAHSGSLGLETVLQQRISFFRDVSCVVIATRRWQSNMTPCIVYGSRGLIYYHLEVECANRSLSSCEHSGSLYEALPDLFYLLSSLVDCQMHILFKGALETFQIDRNVFRITEFNYHDFGQSLDVHDLPHQAHKQAALAENWAMPHISIHGVDGANVEGNVRFIIPHKVTGKFSISLAPNQNAEQITQALQQHLGHIWVNRGSPNKMKLYEKLVIPSWNGHYDSPEYSAASRAMTNTYQVTPNFIRDGGALLAPSLFQQYLKKNVLVLPIAKNDSGGCPINERISVENYIMGSQLMTAFMWEYAERIFELKDK